Within Ovis aries strain OAR_USU_Benz2616 breed Rambouillet chromosome 3, ARS-UI_Ramb_v3.0, whole genome shotgun sequence, the genomic segment TTTCCCGAAACGATTCCACTGATACAAATATTGACATGACTCAGGCCTTACAGATTGAGAGAACTGCCTTGTTTCTGCTTTTATCCCTAGGGGAGGCTAGGtggtttgcttattttaaaatacatttatttgcttatttatggctgccctgggtgtttgttgcagagcactgggTCTAGGGTGCATAGGCTgcagcagttgcagcatgtgggctcagtggttgtggagaCTGGGCCACTGGGCTTAGCCGCTCCGCAGtgtatggaatcttcccagactgggaattgaatccacatctcctacatggacaggtggattcttaaccactgggccacctgtgAAGTCCTGAGGTGCTTTCAAAGCTCTTGACTCATGAGCCCCAAGTCGTTAAGACATCTGTTCACTCTAATTCAGGTGGAATAAATTAGGATTGCTGTATCTTAGCTTGAGAAGTTCTGGATACATTCAGATGGAGCTAGGGAGTATCACCGAGCTGGTGTTCAGGGATCGGTTGGCGGGCATAGCAGTGCTAAAGTTATGTGATGAAAGACCACTGTGCGGCCCCGCACAAAGATCGGATGAAACACGGAAACAGAACACAAtcctatttttatattattttttgcaAGCTTCCACTTCCTTAAATATCTTGACCTCATTCTGGCAGCCACAGACCTACCTGCTGGCAGGTCAGCTTCTTTTAAGGCTGTGCTGCCGTCTCCTGGAGATGCCTGGGCATAGCAAGAGCCTTCTCCTTAGGGATTAAGAAAAGGACCTTTTTCAGGAGGCACTCCTGAGGCCAAGGCTTGACTGTGCTAGTCCCAACTCGCCCAGGCCTGATCACATCTGTTTCCTGATGCTACTACTGCTTCCCTGATTTTACAGGAATGACGTCTAAAACCAGCTCTaagaaacaggtttttttttgtttgtttggttggttgttttaAGTCCAATAATTATGTTATTTCTACTGATCTTCATTATCTGCTGTGAGACCCCAGGCATAACTGATAACACATCCTGGTAACTTCAGCCTTGAACCGATCCACACCTCCCAGAAACCTGCTTGCCTCTGGATTTTGCTACATGGGAACAAATACTGCCTGGAGATGAAGAGGGATTTAGGGCAGACACTAAGTACATGTTGGTCCCAAGGGCAGTGAACCCACCAACAGAGGCCAGTCTGAGCACAGGGCCAGgttctctctgctcttctccagcccCGGATTTACCATTAGAAAACAAAGTTAGGTGTCATCAGCGTTGTCACTCTCAAGTTCTCctctctattttgtttatttgtcctTAGTATTTATCACCATCTGACAtactacttatttttaattttgcttcctTTCACTATATGGAAGCTCCACAGAGGCAGATATTTGTCTCCTGTGTTCACGTGGTATCTTCAGCCTTTAGAAGAAGGCCTGGCACTTACAGGGTGCTAGGTATATGCGGAGTGAGTGAAGGCCTGGCTTTATGGCCTTATATGGTTATGGCTCCATACTCCTCATCCGCAGAGTCTGACGGATCTGATGCTTCTGCCTCAGCCTTCAGGGAGGACTTTATGTAGAGATGAGGGCCCAGGCTGGTGACCAGAGAAGGCGACGCTGGCGCGATCAGGTGCTGACTTTGCGCCTGGCCTGACTCGTGTAATCAAAGAGGAGTCGCTTCAGGAGCCCTCAGGATAGGAACTGGGAAACCTAGGGTTTAGTACAAACTTAAGAAGCCCCGAAAACCCTGAGTGAAGCACAGTAATAAACGTAACTTGTGTCTGCGTACAACCACTTAATAATTACTATTACAGCCATAACGTAAGGAATACGTGCTCTGTGCCAGGGCTTTATTGCAAACTGCATCACACACCGTACGGCTGTTTTTCACGAGATCTCTATTTGGCAAGAGGTTTGGAGTCCCACTGTGGACTGACCGTGAGCACGACGGGGGTCCGACGGAGGCGGCACACGGACTGCCTTTACTGGCCGCTGACGGGGCTGCATCCTGGAGACCTGGGGCGCAGGTGCCGGAGGCCCACGCCTCCACTCGTACCCGGGTCCACGCCTTCCGTCGGCGAGCTTCCTCTCGCCGCAACAACTTCCGGGGCACGGCCTGCCGGGGCTTGTAGTCCGAAGTCCCTCGCCTGCCCGGGAGGACGACAGCTCCAGGAGCGGAACTACACCTCCCAGAATGCCCTGCGCCTCCGGGCACCGAGCGTCGGCCGGGCCTGCGCGCGCAGGCAAGATGTCGGCCCCTGTGTCCCCGACCCCGCGGCGGCGGCCCTGCACCTGAGACCACGGGCGGCCATACTCCAGCCGGGGTCCCAGTCCTTGTCGTGGGACCGGGTGCCCAGGGACTCAGTGCTGCACAAATCCGAGGGCGCCAGGCTGTCCCGTGCCAGAGCAGCCTGTGAGGaccaccccttcctcctccccagactGCACCGCACACCCCGCGCCCCTAGAGGGCTGCGTCCTGGCGCGCACTCATGAAGAGTGACCCCGCGACCTCCGCAGCCCCGCTGAGGGCGCTCGGGGGCGCCCTGCGGAGCAGCGAGCCGGTGCGTGCCGTCCCGGCCCCTTCGGCGGCCGCGCTTCTGCTGGAGGAGGCGGCCGACCTCCTGGTGGTGCACCTGGACTTCGGCGCGGCGCTGCGCACCTGCGAACGCGCCTGGCAGGGCCTGGCGGAGGAGCCGGCGGGCGCGTACGTCAGGGGCTCGGTTCGCCTCCGGGGACAGTGGGAGGCCTCCAAACGCCAGCACTCCGGCAGTGTGGTTGCTTGTGTGATCCTTATGCCTTGTTTTCCTCGCGATGCTTTTCCGCGAGGCAGGGACTCACCTTGTGCTGGTTCTCCGGGGAGGAAACCGTCAAGACGTGAACGGGGTTTAGTGGGACCCCACGATCAATTCTTTCTCCCTATACCAGGGTAGAGTGGTCTAATGGGAAGATAGAATTGATGTGTTAAATTACTGCAGTAAGCTGGTGGCAGACGTCCTCTCCTTCCACCCCTCCCCGAAGTAGTCCCCCTCACTCCTCGGGTTGGGGTTCAGAGCAGGAGTCGTGTTCCGGTCCTCTTGTAGGACTGGATCAAAGAATTGAAATCTTGGTCCTGCGTTGCTCATTGGATTAGGTCGCACTAGGGAGGGCGTGGGTAGACTGGTCAAAGCTGGCCCCAGAGAAGGATGAACTGGGGAGCCTTCGCTGAGTGTTTGGGGGTCGGTGAAGACTGAGTGCTATAAAGGCTGAGGGTGTGATTCTGATGCTGCGCTCTGGCGGAGACTGCTTCTGCCCTTTCTTCACTAAGCGAACTCTTAGGGCTGGTCCTCTTTCCACCCACATCTGTACTGCagctgttcttttccccttgggaGTAAATGAACGCTTCCTGTTGGTTAACCCTGACTTTACCTGGATACAGAGACATGTGCTGGTCAGCAGCTGATTGGCCTTTAGATTTATAGAAACGTTTAGCTCCTGGGCAAAGAGCAGTTTTCTCTTGCTGGGGCTCATGAGAGGGGTCATAATTGTGAGGCCCTCTTGAATactggggatggggggaggtgaGAGGTAATGGTTACTGACTTGGGAGCTGGTAAAGAACAGTCCCAGGCTAAAGGTGGGAATGGCAGTGCAGGGGAACCACTTCTGAACTCAAATTGGCTTTTTTGCTGACAGCTCCTTGGAGGTGAAATGCTCTCTGTGTGTTGTGGGCATCCAGGCCCTGGCAGAAATGGATCGGTGGCGGGAAGTCCTGTCCTGGGTTCTTCAATATTACCAGGCTCCTGAGAGGCTGCCCCCCAAAGTCCTGGAACTGTGGTAGGTCCTTAGGTCCTTACTGCTTCCCCACTGAGTCAGCGCAGGAGCAAGAGGGTTttcccctgggtcgggaagatccgctggagaagggataggcaactcactccagtattcttcagctcacctggtggctcagacagtaaagaatctgcctgcaatgcgcgagacctgggtttgatccctggattgggaagatcccctggaggagggcatggccacccactccagtgttcttgcttggagaatccccatggacagaggagcctggcgggctacagtccatgaggtcacacagagtccgacatggctgagcgactaagcacagcacaccccTTCAGTTCTcatatctcctctttttctttccatacCATTCCCTTTAAATCTaattctttccctttcccccatCCCCTGTCCCCCTGGCGCCCTCCAGACTCAAAACATATGCATGAAAAGATGAAGAAGAAGGAATTTAGGAGTGGGATAGGGAAAAGAGGAAGGGATGGGAGACATGAAGTGGGGTGACAGAAGTGGGGGGTGCCAGAGCTGAGAGTTGCTTGCTGCTTCTAAGAACTCCTGATTCTTACCGTGTCAGTGTCCCTTAGGGAAGGACTTGAGGGCACAAAGGAGGGGCTGGGTAGGAGGAGTTTAGTGGTTATGAGAAGTTAAACCGTGAAGCATTGACCACTCTTTTTCTGGGATTGGATTATTTGGGGCTGCAGCGTTCTTTTATACAGCAAAATGCAAGAGCCTGGAGCCGTGCTGGATGGAGTCCGTGCTTGGCTTCAAGACCCTGACAACCAGGGCCTTCCAGAGTATAGATCCTTAGCAGAACTTCACCTGCAGCGAGTGCTACTTCCTCTGGGCCTCCTGTCAGAGGCTGAAGAGCTGGTGGTGGGCTCTGCAGCCTTCGGCGAGAAACAGCGGCTGGACGCGCTTCAGGCCGTGAGTGCAGCGAGGCAGCAGCAGACACATGTGCACTCTGGCTCTGAGGAGACGCGGACACTAAGCCAGGAAGGTGGGACATTGTCCTTCTGCAGCCCTCTGTGCAGAAGCTGAGGGCTTCCTCCTGGACGTGGGGTCCATCATGACCTTCCTGGGCCTTGGGAACAATGCTTTGAGTAACTTCCAGATTGCGGGATAAGAAATCTGTTGAGGTGCTTCGAAAGCCCAGCCCCTCTGCAGTTGGCTTTGGGAGGCAGGTGGTGCAGGTCTCAGAGCCTTACTTTTGTCTCCTGAAAGTCATCTCCTCCCTGGGCTCCTGTCAGTAGACCTGCCGCCACTGTGCTGGCCTGGCCGGGATGTTACTTCACCGTCTCCTGAAGCAGTGCCTTTCAGCTGTGGAGGGTTGTGTGGGGAGGTTCTTCCTGATGCTGAGTTGCAGTTTTCCTCCTGGTAGTTTTTAACCccctgatctttgttttctctgttcGTGACACATAGAATAGGCATACACGGAGGACCTTCAGCCCTCAGGAGACTGATCCTGCCTCTGAGGTGTTTTCTTCGTGTGCTTGAGAGCAGGGACCTGCTGGGGCAGGGTCACGTCTTTGCAGGAGGTTGTTGGCTTCAGGGACGCCATGTAACTCCACCGACCCTCTGCCTGTCCAGTGCCGGGGAGGAGGCGCTCGGCTGGCGAGTCCAGGGTGTCTTCAGGGCTTGGCGGTGTCGTTCATGTTTGTGCTCAGTCCAAGGTGGGATTCTTCACTGTGCCTGTGAGGTGccctttgttttctgcctttaCTGATCATCAGGAATTATTGCTATGTAACTGTGCGTATATCTTAGGCCAGAATATGAAGAATACTGTGAAGCTGTTAAAGAAACACCAGATGTACCAGGTTCCCCAGCTAAGTTGACATTTCTGTTGAAGTCCTGTCCTACAGAGCTGGTGTGGTGATGTCAGAGTCCTTTTCTACTGAGGTGGTGACTGGTGACGTCAGAGCCCTCTCCTGTGGAGCTGGTGTCTGGTGACATCAGAGTTCTCTCCTGTGGAACAAGTGTCTGGTGACATCACAGTTCTCTCCCATGAGGCTAGTGTCTGGTGATGTCAGAGCCCTCTCCCGTGGAGCTGGTGTCTGGTGATGTCAGAATCCTCTCCTACAGAGGTGGTGTCTGGTGATGTCACAGTCCTCTCGGATGGAGCTGGTGTCTGGTGACGTCGGAGTCCTCTCCTGTGGGACTGGTGTCTGGTGACATCAGAGCCCTCACCTGTGGAGCTGGCGTCTGGTGATGTCAGCCCTCTCCCATGGAGCTGGTGTCTGGTGACATCAGAGTCGTCTCCTCTGGAGCTGGTGTCTGGTGATGTCAGAGTCCTCTCCTGTGGAGCTGGTGTCTGGTGACGTCAGAGCCCTCTCCTGTGGAGCTGGTGTCTGGTGATGTCAGAGCCCTCTCCTCTGGAGCTGGTGTCTGGTGACATCAGAGCCCTCTCCTGTGGAGCTGAAGTCTGGTAATGTCAGAGCCCTCTCCTGTGGCGGTGGTGTCTGGTGTCGTTACAGTCCTCTTGGATGGAGCTGGTGTTCTGATATAATCAGTGCTGAAGGCATCTCTGGATGCCTGGGAGCTCCCTTCCAACCATTTTGTGGACTGCATGAGGAAACCAGTCTTGGCTCGACTTACACTCAAAGCTCAGAGTTGGGAAACTGCTTCTTTACTGAAGTTCTACTCTTgtctccccaccaggctcctcctcctaCAAGTTCCTGTCTCTGCTGACGTTGCTGCGCCAGCTCTGGGACTCTGCAGTCAGCCACTTCTTTTCTCTGCCCTTCAGTAAGAGCCTGCTGGCCGCCTTGCTCCTTTGCCTCCTGGTGTTGAGGTTTGATCCAGGTGAGTGAGGAcacctgcctccccacccaccctcccagGACAGGGCGATTGaccagggctgggcctgggagCCCTCCTGGGGGTTTTGTTACTGGACCTAAACTGGAGCCAGCCCACCTTGAAGGAGAGACCAGTCCTGGAGAAAGTCCTCTCTGCCTTGTCGACTCCGGACTTCTGGGGTGAACTCTGAGTAGAGCCTCagggtttgtttattttgtttttggctgtgctgggtcttcgttgctgcacgcaggctttctctagttgtggcaagcaggggctgttcagcagttgtggtgccaCACCCAGGCTGTGGAGCATTCGGGCTCCAGTAGATGCAGTGTATGGGCTTAGCTGCCTTGcagcgtgtggggtcttcccagaccagagatcagacactagcaggcagattttcaacccctggaccaccaagaagtcccctcagaattaaaaaaggaaaaagaaagcttcATCATAATGTGTTAAAAAGttacattaaattaaaacatattatatTGTAGAAATACAATTacaataggaaaaatatattttagagaatatggaaaatagagaaaagtataaaggagaaaacaaatcACTCTTCAGTCAGCTGCTGTAATCGTTAGTCTTTTTCTGGATGTAGATGCAGTTTTGCTTGttgttaaatattcttttttttcttctagttttattgagatataattgacgttCATCACTTTAAGTTGtagagcataatgatttgacttacatacatcatgaaatgattccCACAGTATGTACAGTGAACATTTATCCTCTCATgtagataaaaaattttttaaatagaaaaataaatttttttccttgtgatgagaagcTCTTAGGACTTTCTTAACTTTGGTatgtaacatacagcagtgttaattatattcatcatgttgtacattacatccctaatacttatttatcttataactaaaAGGACTTTTTGACAGTCTTCTTCCAGTTCCTCATCCCCCTATAAGCATTCTTTAAAACATGGCTTTAGGGAATTTCCAGGCAATCTAGTTGTTAGGaccccatgctttcactgctgtaggcctgggttcgattcctggtcaaggaaataAGATTCTGTAAGCCATGAATTGtggccctccccccaccaaaaaaaaaaaaaaggttttaaaacttTACACGACTAAATAATATTCCAGCTTTCAGTAACTTCCATAACTGATTTTACAGTGCCCTGTTTTTGAACAGTTCAGTGATTCCTTGCTGTTTCTTTGTGTGATTAATCTTTATTGCAGCGCAGTTGCTTTCCAGCGTTGTGTTAGCTGCTGATGCACAGCACAGTGAGTCAGCTGTGTGTGTACATACCCCCTCCCTTTGGCCCCCCTCCCATTCAGGCCACTGGGGCGCCGAGTAGAGCTCCCCGTGCTGCCCAGCTTTGATTCTGCACATGGTATTGATAGTATATGTATGCCAATCCCattctcccagctccctcccgcCTTCCACCGTGGCACCCATGCATTTGTTtcctacgtctgtgtctctagttttgctttgcaaataaggtcaTCTATACCACTTCTCTAGATTGCacaatatatgtgttaatatacgacacttgtttttctctttctgacttaacttcactctgtgaCACCCGCTCGgttcatccatgtctctacaaatttCGTTTGtcccttttatgactgagtaatagtccactgtgtgtGTACTGCGTCTTTGTCCACTCCTCTCTCAAAGGatctctaggttgcttccatgtcctggctgttgtaaacagtgctgctgtgaacattggggtgcacgtgtattttgaattatgtttatttctggatatatgcccagtagtggggttgctgggtcacatgCTAGCTGTATTTAGTTTTAAGGAACCTCGATACTGTTCTctataatggctgcaccaatttgcattcccaccaacagtgtgggagggctcccttttctccacaccctcttcaacatttattgcttgtagacttttttttttttggcggggggcggggaggggggacttccctggtggctcagatggtaaaagcgtctatctacagtgcgggagaccctggtttgatccctgggttggaaagatcccctggagaaggaaatggcagcccagcccgctccagtattcttgcctggaaaatcccatggacagaggagcctggcaggctacagtcaatggggtcgcaaagagttggatacgactgagtgacttcactttcacttttgatggtggccattctgaccagtatgaggtgatacctctgAACATTTTGATGATTTCTTGCTGTTTTCTACTGTGCTCTTTCCCGAGGGTGAATTCCTCAGACCTTGTGAGCACTGGGCCAGAGGTTAGGAGCTCACTCATGAACTTTTCTGTGTGTGGCTTTGTGTGAGTTATAACCTAACCTCTTCTCATGAATTTAGACTTAGGGTTGCATAACTTTCAAAACTGAAAGGAGAACTGGAAACCCTTCATTCAATCCCTtcactttggttttctttttcggTTGGGAAACCTAAGACCCAGAGAGAAGTGACTGCTCCAGGGTCACGCAGACGTTCTGTCTGCTGCTCTTCCTTTATCCCCAAATCCTGCTGCATCCCCACTTCCCTTTTTCTTGTCCGGGGGCTGTTTCTGCACAGCTCAGCTTGTGCCTTTGACCCCATGGCTGGTACCAAGCAGGAGATCCCTCTGAACAGCTCCGTTTGCTTGAGGAGAGAGTCACTGGTTAGCCCTTTGGAAAGCTGAGGAGTttgtgttcagtcctgtccaccCTCTGACCTTTTACTTTATTCCAGAGACTTAGTAAAAATTAGAAAGATTTTTGTGGTTCTTAGGAGTCCTTCAGTCTCAGAACCCTGGTCTTCTGAGTAGGGATGGCAAAGGGCTGTTCCAGGAGCACTCAGGACAGTCCATGCAGGTTGGTGAGAGCCCGGGCTGGCTGCAATTAGAACCTGCCCAGCAGGACATGAAGAAGGTGGACTGGAATAGCTTTCTTAAAAGTAACATACTTCttttaaagaaggaagaaagtctgttaaaaaatcagtaattcaaataaagaaaaaccaGCCAAAGCCAGCTCAGCTCTCATTCAAAAGAggctatttttacttttattgttaaTATAATTAACTTATGATAAAAAGAGGTACTATTGTGGCTTGGC encodes:
- the PEX26 gene encoding peroxisome assembly protein 26 produces the protein MKSDPATSAAPLRALGGALRSSEPVRAVPAPSAAALLLEEAADLLVVHLDFGAALRTCERAWQGLAEEPAGASLEVKCSLCVVGIQALAEMDRWREVLSWVLQYYQAPERLPPKVLELCVLLYSKMQEPGAVLDGVRAWLQDPDNQGLPEYRSLAELHLQRVLLPLGLLSEAEELVVGSAAFGEKQRLDALQAVSAARQQQTHVHSGSEETRTLSQEGSSSYKFLSLLTLLRQLWDSAVSHFFSLPFSKSLLAALLLCLLVLRFDPASPRSLPFLYKLAQIFQRIREAVSPPLCRLPIQH